From the genome of Globicephala melas chromosome 14, mGloMel1.2, whole genome shotgun sequence, one region includes:
- the TBPL1 gene encoding TATA box-binding protein-like 1 — protein sequence MDADSDVALDILITNVVCVFRTRCHLNLRKIALEGANVIYKRDVGKVLMKLRKPRITATIWSSGKIICTGATSEEEAKFGARRLARSLQKLGFQVIFTDFKVVNVLAVCNMPFEIRLPEFTKNNRPHASYEPELHPAVCYRIKSLRATLQIFSTGSITVTGPNVKAVATAVEQVYPFVFESRKEIL from the exons ATGGATGCAGACAGTGATGTTGCACTGGACATTCTAATTACAAATGTAGTCTGTGTTTTTAGAACAAGATGCCATTTGAACTTAAGAAAGATTGCTTTGGAGGGAGCAAATGTAATTTATAAGCGTGACGTTGGA AAAGTATTAATGAAGCTTAGAAAGCCTAGAATTACAGCTACGATTTGGTCCTCAGGAAAAATTATTTGCACTGGAGCAACAAG TGAAGAAGAAGCTAAATTTGGTGCCAGACGTTTAGCCCGGAGCCTCCAGAAACTAGGATTTCAG GTAATATTTACAGATTTTAAGGTTGTTAACGTTTTGGCAGTATGTAACATGCCATTTGAAATACGTTTGCCAGAATTCACAAAGAACAATAGACCTCATGCCAG TTACGAACCTGAACTTCATCCTGCTGTGTGTTATCGGATAAAATCTCTAAGAGCTACATTACAGATTTTTTCAACAGGAAGTATCACAGTAACAG GGCCCAATGTAAAGGCCGTCGCTACTGCTGTGGAACAGGTATACCCATTTGTGTTTGAAAGCAGGAAAGAAATTTTGTAA